A section of the Primulina eburnea isolate SZY01 chromosome 1, ASM2296580v1, whole genome shotgun sequence genome encodes:
- the LOC140836534 gene encoding GTP cyclohydrolase 1 isoform X3, whose protein sequence is MFPGYKQKVKDIIDGSLFPEAGVESRIGHGGGAGGLVIVRDLDLFSYCESCLLPFQIKCHIGYVASGQRVLGLSKLSRVAEVFAKRLQDPQRLATDICGALQHGMQPTGVAVVLQCSHIHFPNFESALSDPNHQGWEKISVKSGSGVFDCEKAGIWTDFFGLLRFRGIIDDDTRTASSNDRYWCPYQTFSKKLGSDSTMLDAAASILCSLGENPLREELIKTPSCYLKWLMNFKNSDLDLKLNGFVQSKRDTLTSDVDLSCNEKQSLCSELNLSLWSLCEHHLLPFHGMVHIGYYGSNGAKPIGKSILQSIVHFYGFKLQVQERLTRQIAEMVSSFLSEDVMVVVEASHTCMISRGIEKFGSNTVTIAVLGRFSTDPTARENFLQIIPNFTSC, encoded by the coding sequence ATGTTTCCAGGTTATAAGCAGAAGGTGAAAGATATTATTGATGGCAGTTTATTCCCGGAAGCTGGGGTAGAAAGCAGAATTGGTCATGGTGGTGGAGCAGGTGGACTAGTAATTGTTCGGGatcttgatctattctcatATTGCGAGTCTTGCTTGCTTCCTTTCCAGATTAAGTGTCATATCGGCTATGTCGCATCTGGTCAGCGAGTTTTAGGCCTAAGCAAGCTCTCTCGAGTTGCTGAAGTTTTTGCTAAGCGGCTTCAAGACCCTCAACGACTGGCCACTGACATTTGTGGAGCTTTGCAGCATGGTATGCAACCCACTGGAGTTGCTGTGGTCCTCCAGTGTTCCCACATTCATTTCCCAAATTTTGAGTCTGCACTCTCCGATCCAAATCATCAGGGTTGGGAAAAGATATCAGTGAAGTCAGGATCAGGAGTTTTTGACTGTGAGAAGGCAGGTATCTGGACCGATTTTTTTGGTCTTTTGAGATTCCGGGGCATAATTGATGATGACACCCGTACTGCATCCTCGAATGACAGATATTGGTGTCCATATCAAACTTTTTCCAAGAAGCTTGGATCAGATTCGACAATGCTTGATGCTGCAGCTTCAATTCTTTGTTCCTTGGGCGAGAATCCATTGAGGGAAGAACTTATAAAAACTCCATCCTGCTATTTAAAGTGGTTGATGAACTTTAAAAACTCAGATTTGGACCTGAAGCTTAATGGATTTGTTCAAAGTAAGAGAGATACATTAACTTCTGATGTGGATCTAAGTTGTAACGAAAAACAAAGTCTCTGTTCTGAGCTGAACCTGTCGTTGTGGTCATTATGTGAGCACCATTTGCTTCCCTTTCATGGTATGGTGCACATAGGCTATTATGGTTCCAACGGAGCCAAGCCTATTGGAAAATCCATTCTACAATCAATAGTACATTTTTATGGTTTCAAGCTCCAAGTTCAAGAAAGGCTGACCAGACAGATAGCTGAGATGGTTTCCTCGTTTCTAAGTGAAGATGTAATGGTGGTGGTTGAAGCTAGTCACACTTGTATGATTTCTCGAGGGATCGAGAAGTTTGGAAGCAATACAGTTACTATCGCTGTCTTGGGTCGATTTTCCACTGATCCCACAGCAAGGGAAAACTTTTTGCAGATTATTCCCAACTTCACTTCTTGTTGA
- the LOC140836534 gene encoding GTP cyclohydrolase 1 isoform X2: MGALDEDHYNVKLENGVNLGGCVELDFVEEIETVATEDAVKVLLQGLGEDINREGLLKTPIRVAKAFREGTKGYKQKVKDIIDGSLFPEAGVESRIGHGGGAGGLVIVRDLDLFSYCESCLLPFQIKCHIGYVASGQRVLGLSKLSRVAEVFAKRLQDPQRLATDICGALQHGMQPTGVAVVLQCSHIHFPNFESALSDPNHQGWEKISVKSGSGVFDCEKAGIWTDFFGLLRFRGIIDDDTRTASSNDRYWCPYQTFSKKLGSDSTMLDAAASILCSLGENPLREELIKTPSCYLKWLMNFKNSDLDLKLNGFVQSKRDTLTSDVDLSCNEKQSLCSELNLSLWSLCEHHLLPFHGMVHIGYYGSNGAKPIGKSILQSIVHFYGFKLQVQERLTRQIAEMVSSFLSEDVMVVVEASHTCMISRGIEKFGSNTVTIAVLGRFSTDPTARENFLQIIPNFTSC; this comes from the exons ATGGGCGCTTTAGATGAGGATCATTATAATGTGAAACTGGAGAATGGAGTGAATCTTGGAGGCTGTGTTGAGCTGGATTTTGTGGAGGAGATTGAAACTGTGGCCACTGAAGATGCTGTAAAGGTCCTGTTGCAGGGATTGGGTGAAGATATCAACCGTGAAGGTCTTTTAAAGACTCCTATTAGAGTGGCGAAGGCCTTTAGAGAAGGGACCAAAG GTTATAAGCAGAAGGTGAAAGATATTATTGATGGCAGTTTATTCCCGGAAGCTGGGGTAGAAAGCAGAATTGGTCATGGTGGTGGAGCAGGTGGACTAGTAATTGTTCGGGatcttgatctattctcatATTGCGAGTCTTGCTTGCTTCCTTTCCAGATTAAGTGTCATATCGGCTATGTCGCATCTGGTCAGCGAGTTTTAGGCCTAAGCAAGCTCTCTCGAGTTGCTGAAGTTTTTGCTAAGCGGCTTCAAGACCCTCAACGACTGGCCACTGACATTTGTGGAGCTTTGCAGCATGGTATGCAACCCACTGGAGTTGCTGTGGTCCTCCAGTGTTCCCACATTCATTTCCCAAATTTTGAGTCTGCACTCTCCGATCCAAATCATCAGGGTTGGGAAAAGATATCAGTGAAGTCAGGATCAGGAGTTTTTGACTGTGAGAAGGCAGGTATCTGGACCGATTTTTTTGGTCTTTTGAGATTCCGGGGCATAATTGATGATGACACCCGTACTGCATCCTCGAATGACAGATATTGGTGTCCATATCAAACTTTTTCCAAGAAGCTTGGATCAGATTCGACAATGCTTGATGCTGCAGCTTCAATTCTTTGTTCCTTGGGCGAGAATCCATTGAGGGAAGAACTTATAAAAACTCCATCCTGCTATTTAAAGTGGTTGATGAACTTTAAAAACTCAGATTTGGACCTGAAGCTTAATGGATTTGTTCAAAGTAAGAGAGATACATTAACTTCTGATGTGGATCTAAGTTGTAACGAAAAACAAAGTCTCTGTTCTGAGCTGAACCTGTCGTTGTGGTCATTATGTGAGCACCATTTGCTTCCCTTTCATGGTATGGTGCACATAGGCTATTATGGTTCCAACGGAGCCAAGCCTATTGGAAAATCCATTCTACAATCAATAGTACATTTTTATGGTTTCAAGCTCCAAGTTCAAGAAAGGCTGACCAGACAGATAGCTGAGATGGTTTCCTCGTTTCTAAGTGAAGATGTAATGGTGGTGGTTGAAGCTAGTCACACTTGTATGATTTCTCGAGGGATCGAGAAGTTTGGAAGCAATACAGTTACTATCGCTGTCTTGGGTCGATTTTCCACTGATCCCACAGCAAGGGAAAACTTTTTGCAGATTATTCCCAACTTCACTTCTTGTTGA
- the LOC140813496 gene encoding probable glucan endo-1,3-beta-glucosidase A6, protein MDSFAISLLFCLLCFSASFCSGVTQPKMGVCYGELGNNLPTPSESIKLVQKLHAKCIKIYGTNPKILKSIQSTDVQISIMVPNNLIPDISTNQTLADEWVQSNVVPFYRKSKIRYLLVGNEILSNQPKSTWFKLVPAMCKIRYSVKMFGLKKIKVGTPLTMDALESSYPPSNGTFRSDVREKVIIPLLRFLDRTKSFFFVDVYTYFAWVGQPLQINLEYALLESTNLTYTDPVSGLVYTNLLDQMLDAIIFAMKRLGYPNLRVFLAETGWPSGGDPDQLGANVYNAATYNRNVVKKFTAKPPIGTPARPGVVIPTMIFALYNENEKPGPGTERNFGLLYPNGSHVYPIDLSGKTSVSDYPVLPKPESSGRLWCVVANGDNKTAVAEAVAYACSQGNGTCEPIQPGGKCYMPNSLVNHANYAFTSYWTQLRSAGATCSFNGLAALTSKDPSYKACKFPSVTL, encoded by the exons ATGGATTCATTTGCTATTTCACTTCTCTTCTGCCTCCTCTGTTTTTCAGCTTCTTTCTGCA GTGGTGTAACGCAGCCGAAAATGGGTGTGTGCTATGGGGAGTTGGGCAATAATCTCCCCACCCCTTCGGAGTCCATTAAACTCGTCCAGAAACTCCACGCCAAATGCATCAAAATCTACGGAACAAACCCAAAAATCCTGAAATCCATCCAAAGCACCGACGTTCAAATCTCTATCATGGTACCGAACAACCTCATTCCCGACATTTCCACTAACCAAACGCTCGCGGATGAATGGGTGCAATCAAATGTTGTTCCTTTCTATCGCAAATCTAAGATCCGCTACCTTCTCGTGGGGAACGAAATTTTAAGCAACCAACCGAAGTCGACCTGGTTTAAACTTGTCCCAGCCATGTGTAAAATCAGATACTCTGTGAAAATGTTCGGGCTGAAAAAAATCAAGGTTGGAACTCCATTAACTATGGATGCCCTGGAATCTTCATACCCGCCCTCCAACGGCACTTTCAGGTCCGATGTTAGGGAAAAAGTGATTATACCATTGCTCCGTTTCTTGGATAGGACCAAATCTTTCTTCTTCGTTGACGTGTACACGTATTTCGCGTGGGTAGGCCAACCACTCCAGATTAACCTTGAATACGCCTTGCTCGAGTCCACGAATCTAACCTACACGGATCCAGTTTCGGGTTTGGTCTACACCAATTTGCTGGACCAAATGTTGGATGCAATTATATTCGCTATGAAGCGGCTCGGGTACCCGAATCTTCGGGTATTCCTCGCAGAAACGGGTTGGCCCAGTGGAGGAGACCCGGATCAGCTCGGAGCCAATGTCTACAACGCCGCAACTTACAACCGCAATGTGGTCAAGAAATTCACGGCCAAGCCACCGATAGGGACACCCGCTCGCCCCGGTGTGGTGATCCCAACCATGATCTTCGCACTGTACAACGAGAACGAGAAGCCGGGTCCGGGTACGGAGCGAAATTTCGGGCTGTTGTATCCGAACGGGTCACACGTGTATCCCATTGATTTATCAGGCAAGACCTCGGTATCAGACTACCCCGTTCTGCCGAAGCCGGAGAGCAGTGGGAGACTGTGGTGTGTGGTGGCAAATGGGGACAACAAAACGGCCGTGGCCGAGGCGGTGGCGTACGCTTGCAGTCAGGGCAATGGGACCTGCGAGCCGATCCAACCCGGTGGGAAATGCTACATGCCGAATTCATTGGTCAACCATGCCAATTATGCATTTACATCTTACTGGACTCAACTAAGGTCCGCTGGAGCTACTTGTTCTTTCAACGGATTAGCAGCACTTACCTCCAAAGATCCAA GTTATAAAGCCTGCAAATTTCCGAGTGTTACCCTTTGA
- the LOC140836522 gene encoding serine/threonine-protein kinase MHK-like, with the protein MERYKILEELGDGTCGSVYKAISIERYEIVAVKKMKRKFYYWDECVNLREVKSLRKLNHPNIIKLLEIVHENNELFFIFEYMEHNLYQIMKERQTSFSEEDIRDLMSQVLQGLAHVHKHDFFHRDLKPENLLVTNNTIKIADFGLARELSSTPPFTDYVSTRWYRAPEVLLQSSSYTPAIDMWAVGAILAELFSLCPIFPGGSEIDQLYKICCVLGAPDWNTFPEATNILRLVDITFSDIMPVDLSDVIPNASFEAIDLIKQLCSWDPLKRPTADQCLQHPFFHVAKRIPRLPGDALQLSLGSEPNLELNLWNFGPASDDCFLGLTLALNPTAPNLEKVHKSQGTKEDVKICTGFHEHSQQPDFWSLFPSDPSVITTSVESSLSLSFSSVPHPSIGAPQSTGFSMGSFQSNILDRPLMATSSPFQHVHHL; encoded by the exons ATGGAAAG GTATAAAATTTTGGAGGAGCTTGGAGACGGAACTTGCGGAAGTGTATATAAAGCCATTAGCATTGAAAGATATGAGATT GTTGCAGTCAAAAAAATGAAGAGAAAGTTCTATTACTGGGATGAATGTGTAAACCTACGTGAAGTTAAG TCTCTCCGTAAGTTGAATCATCCTAACATCATCAAGTTGTTGGAGATTGTTCATGAAAATAATGAGCTTTTCTTCATATTTGAGTATATG GAACATAATCTATACCAAATAATGAAAGAGCGGCAAACATCATTTTCAGAAGAAGATATTCGAGACTTAATGTCTCAGGTGCTTCAAGGGCTTGCTCACGTAcataaacatgatttttttcATCGGGATTTAAAACCTG AAAATTTGCTGGTGACAAACAATACAATAAAGATTGCTGACTTTGGACTGGCTAGAGAACTCTCATCGACACCCCCTTTTACTGATTATGTTTCCACTCGTTG GTATCGAGCTCCGGAAGTGTTGTTGCAATCTTCGTCCTATACCCCTGCCATTG ATATGTGGGCAGTTGGTGCTATACTGGCTGAGCTTTTCAGTTTGTGCCCAATTTTTCCTGGAGGAAG TGAAATCGATCAATTATACAAGATCTGCTGTGTACTTGGAGCACCCGATTGGAATACATTTCCTGAGGCTACTAACATTTTGCGATTGGTTGATATCACGTTTTCAGAC ATTATGCCTGTTGATCTTTCGGATGTTATTCCAAATGCAAGTTTTGAAGCAATTGACTTAATCAAG CAACTATGTTCTTGGGATCCATTAAAGAGGCCAACCGCTGATCAATGTTTGCAGCATCCTTTCTTTCAT GTTGCCAAGCGAATTCCTCGTCTACCTGGAGATGCACTGCAGCTTAGTCTAG GATCTGAGCCGAATCTTGAACTGAACCTATGGAACTTTGGGCCAGCATCAGATGATTGTTTTCTTGGCTTGACACTCGCATTGAACCCTACGGCCCCGAACTTGG AGAAGGTCCACAAAAGCCAAGGCACCAAAGAg GATGTAAAGATCTGCACTGGTTTTCATGAACATTCTCAACAACCAG ATTTCTGGTCATTATTTCCTTCTGATCCCAGTGTAATTACTACATCTGTGGAGTCTTCCCTATCCCTATCTTTCAG TTCAGTTCCACATCCATCAATTGGAGCTCCACAATCCACAGGATTTTCCATGGGTTCCTTTCAATCCAACATCCTGGACCGCCCCTTAATGGCAACTTCCTCCCCATTCCAGCATGTTCATCACCTTTGA
- the LOC140836534 gene encoding GTP cyclohydrolase 1 isoform X1 yields the protein MSEAFDEDHYNVKLENGVNLGGCVELDFVEEIETVATEDAVKVLLQGLGEDINREGLLKTPIRVAKAFREGTKGYKQKVKDIIDGSLFPEAGVESRIGHGGGAGGLVIVRDLDLFSYCESCLLPFQIKCHIGYVASGQRVLGLSKLSRVAEVFAKRLQDPQRLATDICGALQHGMQPTGVAVVLQCSHIHFPNFESALSDPNHQGWEKISVKSGSGVFDCEKAGIWTDFFGLLRFRGIIDDDTRTASSNDRYWCPYQTFSKKLGSDSTMLDAAASILCSLGENPLREELIKTPSCYLKWLMNFKNSDLDLKLNGFVQSKRDTLTSDVDLSCNEKQSLCSELNLSLWSLCEHHLLPFHGMVHIGYYGSNGAKPIGKSILQSIVHFYGFKLQVQERLTRQIAEMVSSFLSEDVMVVVEASHTCMISRGIEKFGSNTVTIAVLGRFSTDPTARENFLQIIPNFTSC from the exons ATGTCTGAAGCGTTTG ATGAGGATCATTATAATGTGAAACTGGAGAATGGAGTGAATCTTGGAGGCTGTGTTGAGCTGGATTTTGTGGAGGAGATTGAAACTGTGGCCACTGAAGATGCTGTAAAGGTCCTGTTGCAGGGATTGGGTGAAGATATCAACCGTGAAGGTCTTTTAAAGACTCCTATTAGAGTGGCGAAGGCCTTTAGAGAAGGGACCAAAG GTTATAAGCAGAAGGTGAAAGATATTATTGATGGCAGTTTATTCCCGGAAGCTGGGGTAGAAAGCAGAATTGGTCATGGTGGTGGAGCAGGTGGACTAGTAATTGTTCGGGatcttgatctattctcatATTGCGAGTCTTGCTTGCTTCCTTTCCAGATTAAGTGTCATATCGGCTATGTCGCATCTGGTCAGCGAGTTTTAGGCCTAAGCAAGCTCTCTCGAGTTGCTGAAGTTTTTGCTAAGCGGCTTCAAGACCCTCAACGACTGGCCACTGACATTTGTGGAGCTTTGCAGCATGGTATGCAACCCACTGGAGTTGCTGTGGTCCTCCAGTGTTCCCACATTCATTTCCCAAATTTTGAGTCTGCACTCTCCGATCCAAATCATCAGGGTTGGGAAAAGATATCAGTGAAGTCAGGATCAGGAGTTTTTGACTGTGAGAAGGCAGGTATCTGGACCGATTTTTTTGGTCTTTTGAGATTCCGGGGCATAATTGATGATGACACCCGTACTGCATCCTCGAATGACAGATATTGGTGTCCATATCAAACTTTTTCCAAGAAGCTTGGATCAGATTCGACAATGCTTGATGCTGCAGCTTCAATTCTTTGTTCCTTGGGCGAGAATCCATTGAGGGAAGAACTTATAAAAACTCCATCCTGCTATTTAAAGTGGTTGATGAACTTTAAAAACTCAGATTTGGACCTGAAGCTTAATGGATTTGTTCAAAGTAAGAGAGATACATTAACTTCTGATGTGGATCTAAGTTGTAACGAAAAACAAAGTCTCTGTTCTGAGCTGAACCTGTCGTTGTGGTCATTATGTGAGCACCATTTGCTTCCCTTTCATGGTATGGTGCACATAGGCTATTATGGTTCCAACGGAGCCAAGCCTATTGGAAAATCCATTCTACAATCAATAGTACATTTTTATGGTTTCAAGCTCCAAGTTCAAGAAAGGCTGACCAGACAGATAGCTGAGATGGTTTCCTCGTTTCTAAGTGAAGATGTAATGGTGGTGGTTGAAGCTAGTCACACTTGTATGATTTCTCGAGGGATCGAGAAGTTTGGAAGCAATACAGTTACTATCGCTGTCTTGGGTCGATTTTCCACTGATCCCACAGCAAGGGAAAACTTTTTGCAGATTATTCCCAACTTCACTTCTTGTTGA